A genome region from Natronosalvus rutilus includes the following:
- a CDS encoding aldehyde dehydrogenase family protein — protein sequence MSLDVASSLDKRMLIAGKWTDSENRTDVVHPYDGERIGSVPMATDVQVRDAVEAAEAAFDASTLSAYQRYELLEDTADRLEERAEEVAQVITGEQGKPIGEARTEVDRATQTLRLSAEQAKRMFGEYVPMDAQKGFAKDHCFTQREPLGVVAAITPFNFPLNLMVHKVGPALAAGNAVVGKPATNTPLSAILLFECLQDAVEDSPAPDGLVNVVTGSGSTVGDELLAHDAVEAISFTGSTGVGKYLAENSGMKELTLELGGNDPTIVWHDTDVEAAAEQVVGGACSNAGQVCNSVERVIVHESIEDELVDAMVDACRSLTIGDPFDEETDIAAMVDGDQFEDVVEIFEETIEQGATVECGGDYGGDLGDWVFEPTVLSGVTPEMPAAKEETFGPLVPVISVDSFDEAIEEANNTNYGLEAGLFTQDIDRAKRAADAINAGGVNINTVSGFRADHMPYGGFKDSGVGKEGIKYAVEHFSREKLVGFHQGFTDV from the coding sequence ATGAGTCTGGACGTAGCCAGCAGTCTCGACAAGCGGATGCTCATCGCGGGCAAGTGGACCGACAGCGAGAACCGAACGGACGTCGTCCACCCATACGACGGCGAACGGATCGGTTCGGTCCCGATGGCCACCGACGTGCAAGTACGCGACGCGGTCGAAGCTGCCGAGGCCGCCTTCGACGCGTCGACGCTCTCAGCGTACCAGCGGTACGAATTGCTCGAGGACACGGCCGACCGTCTCGAGGAGCGCGCGGAGGAGGTCGCGCAAGTGATCACGGGCGAACAGGGGAAACCGATCGGCGAAGCCCGAACCGAGGTCGATCGGGCGACCCAGACCCTGCGCCTCTCTGCGGAGCAGGCGAAACGGATGTTCGGCGAGTACGTTCCGATGGACGCCCAGAAGGGCTTTGCGAAGGATCACTGTTTCACCCAGCGCGAACCCCTCGGCGTCGTCGCCGCCATCACGCCGTTCAACTTCCCGCTCAATCTGATGGTTCACAAAGTCGGTCCCGCTCTCGCCGCGGGTAACGCCGTCGTCGGCAAGCCTGCGACCAATACGCCGCTCAGCGCCATCCTGCTGTTCGAGTGTCTGCAGGACGCGGTCGAGGACTCCCCCGCGCCGGACGGCCTCGTGAACGTCGTCACCGGCAGCGGCTCGACCGTCGGCGACGAACTCCTGGCCCACGACGCCGTCGAGGCAATCTCCTTCACCGGTTCCACCGGCGTCGGAAAGTACCTCGCCGAGAACAGCGGCATGAAGGAGCTGACCCTCGAGCTGGGCGGCAACGACCCGACCATCGTCTGGCACGACACGGACGTCGAGGCGGCAGCCGAGCAGGTCGTCGGCGGCGCGTGTTCGAACGCCGGCCAGGTCTGCAACAGCGTCGAGCGCGTCATCGTCCACGAGTCTATCGAGGACGAACTCGTCGACGCGATGGTCGACGCCTGCCGGAGCCTGACGATCGGCGACCCGTTCGACGAGGAGACCGACATCGCGGCGATGGTCGACGGTGATCAGTTCGAAGACGTCGTCGAAATCTTCGAAGAGACCATCGAGCAGGGCGCGACCGTCGAGTGCGGCGGGGACTACGGCGGCGACCTCGGCGACTGGGTCTTCGAACCGACCGTCCTCTCGGGCGTGACGCCGGAGATGCCGGCCGCGAAAGAAGAGACGTTCGGCCCGCTCGTGCCCGTCATCAGCGTCGACTCCTTCGACGAGGCGATCGAGGAAGCCAACAACACGAACTACGGTCTCGAGGCCGGCCTGTTCACTCAGGACATCGACCGGGCGAAGCGGGCGGCCGACGCGATCAACGCCGGCGGGGTCAACATCAACACGGTCAGCGGGTTCCGGGCCGACCACATGCCCTACGGCGGGTTCAAGGATTCGGGCGTCGGAAAGGAGGGAATCAAGTACGCGGTCGAACACTTCTCGCGAGAGAAGCTCGTCGGGTTCCACCAGGGATTCACCGACGTCTAA
- a CDS encoding dihydrodipicolinate synthase family protein translates to MDLSGTVVPMATPIDGTGQGIDENTLADFTRTLIDGGVDGLFPGSSIGEFSSLSAADHEAVVRTVTASADGDTTVLAGCCGTSVADVRTKLETAADAGADAAVVVSPYYLNTTQRGLARFFTMIADESPLPLLLYNIPGLTGNEIAVDTVAALAEHDAIAGLKDTSGDLIYQHRVIEATPESFAVFNGMTATAAPSLDVGIDGLIAGPANVFPEALAELYAAHDRGDDRTVTRLTRDLVMPLVSAYQDLPTAAAIKYLVQLEGLDLGEPLPPLAPLSSEQRGRLEACHRDIVETLDVSVVK, encoded by the coding sequence ATGGACCTGTCGGGAACAGTCGTTCCCATGGCTACGCCTATCGACGGAACTGGCCAGGGTATCGACGAAAACACCCTCGCGGACTTTACGCGCACACTGATCGACGGCGGGGTCGACGGCCTCTTTCCGGGAAGCTCTATCGGCGAGTTCTCGAGCCTGAGCGCCGCTGATCACGAAGCGGTCGTCCGAACCGTAACCGCGTCAGCGGACGGCGATACGACCGTCCTCGCCGGCTGTTGCGGGACGAGCGTCGCCGACGTCCGAACGAAACTCGAGACGGCAGCCGACGCCGGCGCCGACGCGGCAGTCGTCGTTTCGCCGTACTACCTGAACACGACCCAGCGCGGTCTCGCGCGATTTTTTACGATGATCGCCGACGAGAGCCCGCTCCCGCTGTTGCTCTACAACATCCCCGGTCTCACCGGCAACGAGATCGCGGTGGACACCGTTGCCGCGCTGGCCGAACACGACGCCATCGCTGGCCTGAAAGACACGTCGGGAGACCTCATCTACCAGCACCGGGTAATCGAAGCGACGCCGGAGTCGTTCGCGGTCTTCAACGGAATGACAGCCACCGCCGCCCCCTCGCTCGACGTCGGAATCGACGGGCTCATCGCTGGGCCGGCGAACGTGTTTCCGGAGGCCCTCGCCGAACTGTACGCGGCCCACGACCGAGGTGACGACCGGACGGTCACTCGCCTCACTCGAGACCTCGTCATGCCGCTGGTCAGCGCTTACCAGGACCTCCCGACGGCGGCGGCAATCAAGTATCTCGTGCAACTCGAGGGGCTAGACCTCGGCGAACCGCTACCGCCGCTCGCGCCCCTCTCGAGCGAACAGCGAGGACGGCTCGAAGCGTGTCACCGGGACATCGTGGAGACGCTCGATGTCAGCGTGGTCAAGTAA
- a CDS encoding carbohydrate ABC transporter permease, with protein MSLIDSARETSLEDVALWDVGKRLGFYGSILAMVSISMFPVFWILLSSLKPPSELFVFPQEFLPYTIAIQDGQPTLVQQFPLTLENYRTALQERPVGRYLINSAIVASATAFIDVVLGAMAGYALSRLRFPYKLQVLLIILFAVLLPFVSRLIPLYKLAIDLQGTAFGPFFGLNQYLGLILPYAAFQMPFAVWIFQAYFNELPASLEEAGLMDGLSRVGVLFRIILPVSMPAMATTAIIVFIYAWNEFLFALTFMTEDSKRTITVGIALFGGQFNSPWGTITAAVFMSLVPLMVFMLVFQKKIVEGMTAGVGKA; from the coding sequence ATGAGTCTCATCGATTCCGCTCGCGAGACGAGCCTCGAGGACGTCGCTCTCTGGGACGTCGGGAAGCGGCTGGGATTCTACGGCTCCATCCTGGCCATGGTGTCGATCTCGATGTTCCCGGTATTCTGGATCCTGCTCAGTTCCCTGAAGCCGCCGTCGGAGCTGTTCGTCTTTCCCCAGGAGTTTCTCCCCTACACCATCGCGATTCAGGACGGCCAACCGACCCTCGTCCAGCAGTTCCCCCTCACCCTCGAGAACTATCGAACGGCCCTGCAAGAGCGTCCCGTCGGTCGGTACCTGATCAACAGCGCCATCGTCGCCTCGGCGACGGCGTTCATCGACGTCGTCCTCGGTGCGATGGCCGGGTACGCGCTCTCGCGGCTCCGGTTCCCCTACAAGCTCCAGGTGCTGTTGATCATCCTCTTCGCGGTGCTCCTGCCGTTCGTCTCCAGACTCATCCCGCTGTACAAGCTGGCGATCGACCTCCAGGGGACAGCGTTCGGGCCGTTCTTCGGACTCAACCAGTACCTGGGCCTGATCCTCCCCTACGCGGCCTTCCAGATGCCGTTCGCGGTGTGGATCTTCCAGGCGTATTTCAACGAACTCCCGGCCTCGCTCGAGGAAGCCGGCCTCATGGACGGGCTCTCGCGCGTCGGCGTGCTGTTCCGGATCATCCTCCCGGTATCGATGCCCGCCATGGCGACGACGGCGATCATCGTGTTCATCTACGCCTGGAACGAGTTCCTGTTCGCCCTGACGTTCATGACCGAGGACTCGAAGCGGACGATCACGGTCGGAATCGCGCTCTTCGGCGGCCAGTTCAACTCCCCGTGGGGAACCATCACGGCGGCGGTGTTCATGTCGCTCGTGCCGCTCATGGTGTTCATGCTCGTCTTCCAGAAGAAGATCGTCGAGGGAATGACCGCCGGCGTCGGGAAGGCCTGA
- a CDS encoding threonine synthase, producing MTNTNSVVSHFECYDCGSTYDLEHTEFPCPECGGILDPKYDYEAIDVSREEIEARNGSMWKYRELLPILDTDDIVSMGEGNTPIVECPALAEEMGVARVAIKDEGQNPTNTFKDRGASASVSGASQQGIREVAIPSAGNAGQAAAAYTARAGIDCTVVLNYQSNDIQKTMVEAHGADLHLVDGKLDKAGGKFGELSDENGWYTVATFQTPFRHEGKKTMGLELFEQYGWGSPDEIFYPTGGGVGLIGIWKAYQELAELGWLEDETPPSLNVAQSKGCAPVVDAIEEHREEHEAWDCPESIGRGIEVPDPGASPWMLEAVYETGGTGVAVSDSEALDGAIAAARHAGIEMCVEPGAALAAAMQMAEEGELDEDDEILIINTGAGNKATDALSYALN from the coding sequence GTGACTAATACGAACAGCGTGGTTAGCCACTTCGAGTGCTACGACTGTGGCTCGACCTACGACCTGGAGCACACCGAGTTCCCCTGCCCCGAGTGCGGGGGCATCCTCGATCCGAAGTACGACTACGAGGCCATCGACGTCTCCCGCGAGGAGATCGAAGCCCGAAACGGCTCGATGTGGAAGTATCGCGAACTCCTTCCCATCCTCGATACGGACGACATCGTCTCGATGGGCGAGGGCAACACCCCGATTGTCGAGTGTCCGGCACTTGCCGAGGAGATGGGGGTCGCCCGCGTCGCGATCAAGGACGAAGGACAGAACCCGACGAACACGTTCAAGGACCGCGGCGCATCGGCGTCCGTCTCCGGTGCCTCCCAGCAGGGAATCCGAGAAGTTGCCATTCCCTCGGCCGGCAACGCCGGCCAGGCCGCCGCCGCGTACACGGCTCGAGCAGGCATCGACTGTACCGTGGTCCTCAACTACCAGTCGAACGACATCCAGAAGACGATGGTCGAGGCCCACGGCGCGGACCTCCACCTCGTCGACGGCAAACTCGACAAGGCCGGCGGGAAGTTCGGCGAACTCAGCGACGAGAATGGATGGTACACCGTCGCGACGTTCCAGACGCCCTTCAGACACGAGGGGAAGAAAACGATGGGACTCGAGCTCTTCGAGCAGTACGGCTGGGGGAGTCCCGACGAGATTTTCTACCCGACCGGCGGCGGGGTGGGCCTGATCGGCATCTGGAAGGCCTACCAGGAACTCGCCGAGCTAGGCTGGCTCGAGGACGAGACCCCGCCCAGCCTCAACGTCGCCCAGTCGAAGGGCTGTGCGCCGGTCGTCGACGCCATCGAAGAACACCGAGAGGAACACGAAGCCTGGGACTGTCCCGAATCCATCGGCCGCGGGATCGAAGTCCCCGATCCCGGCGCCTCTCCCTGGATGCTCGAGGCCGTCTACGAGACCGGCGGCACTGGCGTCGCCGTCTCCGACAGCGAGGCGCTCGACGGGGCAATCGCCGCCGCACGACACGCCGGCATCGAGATGTGCGTCGAACCCGGCGCGGCGCTGGCGGCAGCCATGCAGATGGCCGAGGAGGGCGAACTGGACGAGGACGACGAAATCCTCATCATCAACACCGGCGCGGGAAACAAGGCGACCGACGCCCTGAGCTACGCGCTGAACTGA
- a CDS encoding gamma carbonic anhydrase family protein — protein sequence MIRSFDGREPTIADSAYVDERAVVIGNVTIETDASVWPGAVIRGDHGEIVLEEGANVQDNATVHEGSTIGPYATVGHNAIVHAATVGERAMVGMGAIVLDRATVGAESLVAANSVVTEDATVPESVLVVGAPAEVRKEVDDSPWATAADHYVELAGRYAETSEVLERGTLEPDSGTD from the coding sequence ATGATCCGATCCTTCGACGGCCGGGAACCGACGATCGCGGATTCGGCGTACGTCGACGAGCGCGCGGTCGTCATCGGCAACGTGACGATCGAAACCGACGCCAGCGTCTGGCCGGGAGCTGTGATCCGGGGCGACCACGGCGAAATCGTCCTCGAGGAAGGCGCGAACGTCCAGGACAACGCGACGGTCCACGAGGGGTCGACGATCGGCCCCTACGCGACCGTCGGTCACAACGCAATCGTGCACGCCGCGACGGTCGGCGAGCGAGCCATGGTCGGGATGGGCGCGATCGTCCTCGACCGGGCGACGGTCGGCGCGGAGAGCCTGGTCGCTGCGAACAGCGTCGTCACGGAGGATGCGACGGTCCCCGAGTCGGTCCTGGTCGTCGGTGCCCCTGCCGAAGTCAGGAAGGAGGTCGATGATTCGCCGTGGGCAACCGCTGCGGACCACTACGTGGAACTCGCGGGGCGGTACGCCGAAACGTCCGAGGTTCTCGAGCGGGGGACGCTCGAGCCGGATTCCGGGACAGACTAG
- a CDS encoding GTPBP1 family GTP-binding protein, producing MSRDRALLERALERGEQDGGNVEFKERLLESIHLEGGRRESLAAQLRHRVLSGDGEATYVVGVTDDGGLAGIDVDTFSESMDVLSLLAEEAECHIEDVQTWGIEGGVVGIALIREGAVLETDDQHVVVGTAGHVDHGKSTLVGSLVTGRPDDGDGATRAFLDVQPHEVERGLSADLSYAVYGFDDEGPVHVVNPNRKQDRAAVVEEADRLVSFVDTVGHEPWLRTTIRGLVGQKLDYGMLVVAADDGPTRTTREHLGVLLATELPTVVALTKTDLVDDDRIEEVVLEVERLLRDVGKSPLRVGRHGVDAAVEEIGDTVVPIVETSAITMDGLDVLDELFDRLPKTASDDGEFRMYIDRSYAVTGVGAVASGTVMRGEVEAGDELLLGPMADGSFREVEVRSIEMHYHRVDQAQSGRIVGIALKGVEEAEIERGMVLLPGDADPTPVREFEAEVMVLNHPTRIGDGYEPVVHLETIGEAAAFYPEDGRLLPGDKGKTRVQFKFRSYLVEEGQKFVFREGRSKGVGTVTDVSPAT from the coding sequence ATGAGCCGTGACCGGGCCCTGCTGGAGCGGGCCCTGGAACGTGGCGAACAGGACGGTGGGAACGTCGAGTTCAAGGAACGGCTGCTCGAGTCGATCCACCTCGAGGGCGGGCGACGGGAGAGTCTCGCCGCACAGCTCCGACACCGCGTCCTCTCGGGCGACGGCGAGGCGACGTACGTCGTCGGCGTCACCGACGATGGTGGCCTCGCCGGCATCGACGTCGACACCTTTTCGGAGTCGATGGACGTGCTCTCGCTGCTCGCCGAGGAAGCCGAGTGTCACATCGAAGACGTCCAGACCTGGGGCATCGAGGGCGGCGTCGTCGGCATCGCCCTGATCCGCGAAGGTGCGGTCCTCGAGACGGACGACCAGCACGTCGTCGTCGGGACGGCCGGCCACGTCGACCACGGAAAGAGCACGCTGGTCGGCTCGCTCGTCACCGGCCGCCCGGACGACGGCGACGGCGCGACGCGAGCCTTCCTGGACGTCCAGCCCCACGAGGTCGAGCGCGGACTGTCTGCCGACCTCTCTTACGCCGTCTACGGCTTCGACGACGAGGGGCCGGTGCACGTCGTGAACCCGAATCGGAAACAGGACCGGGCGGCCGTCGTCGAGGAGGCCGACCGCCTCGTCTCGTTCGTCGACACCGTCGGTCACGAGCCCTGGCTCCGGACCACGATCCGCGGGCTCGTCGGCCAGAAACTCGACTACGGGATGCTCGTCGTCGCCGCCGACGACGGGCCGACGCGCACGACCCGCGAACACCTGGGGGTATTGCTCGCCACGGAACTCCCCACGGTGGTCGCCCTCACCAAGACCGACCTCGTCGACGACGACCGCATCGAGGAGGTCGTCCTCGAGGTCGAGCGTCTCCTCCGGGACGTCGGCAAGTCCCCGCTCCGGGTCGGCCGCCACGGTGTCGACGCCGCCGTCGAGGAAATCGGCGACACCGTCGTCCCCATCGTCGAAACCAGTGCGATCACGATGGACGGCCTCGACGTCCTGGACGAACTGTTCGACCGACTGCCGAAGACTGCCAGCGACGATGGCGAGTTCCGGATGTACATCGACCGGAGCTACGCCGTGACCGGCGTCGGTGCCGTCGCCTCGGGCACGGTTATGCGCGGCGAGGTCGAGGCCGGGGACGAACTCCTGCTCGGGCCGATGGCCGACGGGTCGTTCCGCGAGGTCGAAGTCCGATCCATCGAGATGCACTACCACCGCGTCGATCAGGCACAATCCGGGCGGATCGTCGGCATCGCGCTCAAGGGCGTCGAAGAGGCGGAAATCGAGCGCGGGATGGTCCTCCTGCCCGGCGACGCCGATCCCACGCCCGTTCGCGAGTTCGAGGCCGAGGTAATGGTGCTCAACCACCCCACGCGAATCGGCGACGGCTACGAACCCGTCGTCCACCTCGAGACCATCGGCGAGGCCGCGGCCTTCTATCCCGAGGACGGCCGCCTCCTGCCAGGCGACAAGGGCAAAACCCGAGTGCAGTTCAAGTTCCGCTCGTACCTGGTCGAGGAGGGCCAGAAGTTCGTCTTCCGCGAGGGTCGGAGCAAGGGTGTCGGGACGGTGACGGACGTCTCACCGGCGACGTAG
- the gfo6 gene encoding D-xylose 1-dehydrogenase Gfo6: MDLETAIGNGCARDWETVDARDVEPVRFAVIGLGWFTKGRALPALESSDRCVPSVLVSGSAEKAQTLADETDGATRGLTYDQFHDGVARDAYDAIYVVTPNALHLEYVETAAEYGKHVLCEKPMERSSDRARELEAVAADAGIELMIAYRMHTEPAVRRARELIEEGYVGTPMAVDGQMSQRLLDRINPDPEQWRLDENLAGGGALFDIGIYPLNTARFLLDSDPITVTGTTSSTHDAFADVDETVSFALRFPDDVTGRCYASHNARQASSITVTGTEGQIRVEPAFFQEQRRTLHVSRGDGRASIELEPVDQMLEEFDYFADRVRGDAALYPDGEHGIADMEIMEAIYEGAEEDRWVSLE, from the coding sequence ATGGACCTCGAGACAGCGATCGGTAACGGCTGTGCACGCGATTGGGAGACGGTCGACGCGCGCGACGTCGAACCGGTACGATTCGCGGTGATCGGACTCGGCTGGTTTACCAAGGGGCGCGCGCTGCCCGCCCTCGAGTCGAGCGACCGGTGCGTTCCCTCGGTGCTGGTCAGCGGCTCGGCCGAGAAAGCGCAAACGCTCGCCGACGAGACGGACGGGGCCACGCGCGGACTCACCTACGACCAGTTCCACGACGGCGTCGCACGTGACGCCTACGACGCAATCTACGTCGTCACCCCGAACGCCCTCCACCTCGAGTACGTCGAGACGGCCGCTGAGTACGGTAAGCACGTCCTCTGTGAGAAGCCGATGGAGCGCTCGAGCGACCGCGCCCGGGAACTCGAGGCCGTCGCCGCGGACGCCGGAATCGAACTCATGATCGCCTATCGGATGCACACCGAACCAGCCGTCCGACGCGCCCGGGAACTGATCGAAGAGGGCTACGTCGGGACACCGATGGCCGTCGACGGCCAGATGTCCCAGCGACTCCTCGACCGGATCAACCCCGATCCGGAGCAGTGGCGACTCGACGAGAACCTCGCCGGCGGCGGCGCACTCTTCGACATCGGCATCTACCCCCTCAACACCGCTCGCTTCCTCCTCGATTCGGACCCCATCACCGTCACGGGGACCACCTCAAGCACCCACGACGCGTTCGCCGACGTGGACGAGACGGTTTCGTTCGCGCTCCGGTTCCCCGACGACGTGACCGGGCGGTGTTACGCCAGCCACAACGCCCGTCAGGCCAGTTCGATCACGGTCACGGGGACGGAGGGACAGATCCGCGTCGAACCCGCCTTCTTCCAGGAGCAGCGCCGAACGCTCCACGTCTCTCGCGGGGACGGTCGCGCCTCGATCGAACTCGAGCCGGTCGATCAGATGCTCGAGGAATTCGATTACTTCGCCGACCGGGTGCGCGGGGACGCGGCCCTGTATCCCGACGGAGAGCACGGGATCGCCGACATGGAGATCATGGAAGCGATCTACGAGGGGGCCGAAGAAGATCGGTGGGTTTCGCTCGAGTGA
- a CDS encoding FAD-binding and (Fe-S)-binding domain-containing protein gives MARNDARDGDDGTALALDDRANYDYVSDDLERPDLVEDLRHRIDGEVRFDVYTRQLYATDASAYEVTPIGVVFPRTTAEVASVVRYCADREIPVLPRGGGTSLAGQAVNEAIVLDFTRHMDGILEVDTDSQIARTQAGTVLEDLNQRLAPGGLKFAPDPASGNRSVIGGAIGNNSTGAHSLKYGKTDAYVESCEVVLADGSVETFGEVTVSKLRERADPEADDILPRIYAGVLAIIDDHADDVEARYPSLKRNVSGYNLDRLIEEARTGTVNLARLLAGSEGTLAIVTEATVSLEPVPETKAVVLLTYERLHDAVSDVGNVLKHDPAAIELIDDMLLELAGETAEFAEVVSMLPPETNAALLVEFYATDDRDGREKTGALVEDRLRRNTGNDRLGTERSGGERSTDREHERYALEALEAHDAADRATFWKMRKAANPILLSRTSDAKHISFIEDCAVPAEHLPEFVDRFQDVLEKSGTFASFYGHAGPGVLHIRPLIDAKSAKDREAMVAISDAVTDLVVEFGGAVSGEHGDGRARTQWNRKLYGDALWQAFRDLKTAFDPDWLLNPGQVCGDVDMTENLRFDGEYEFDAGFEPALEWDNENGMQGMVELCHGCGGCRGTQENTGGVMCPTYRAADEEITTTRGRANMLRQAMSGDLPDDPTDDAFATEVLDLCIGCKGCARDCPSEVDMAKLKAEVSHARHQREGASLRGRLFANVDSLARIGSATAPLSNVLPSLPGARLVAERGLGIARERTLPTFERDTLQDWFRARGGSRVPRSTADRRAVLFPDTYTNYSHPEVGKAAIRVLEAANVHVSLAGQTDSGRPAHSKGFLEKSRRTAAENVDALIPLVEDGWDVVLVEPSDAVMFQSDYLDLLSGTDVETVAEHTYGVCEYLDGFGLDESIDFDAPPVSLSYHGHCHQKATKKDHHAVGVLRRAGYAVDPIDSTCCGMAGTFGYEAEHHAMSTAIGEILEGQLGESTGEVVVASGASCRTQLEDLEVDTNHDLLSADGQGPPTPVQALADALPR, from the coding sequence ATGGCACGTAACGACGCCAGAGATGGAGACGACGGTACAGCGCTCGCGCTCGACGATCGGGCGAACTACGACTACGTCAGTGACGACCTCGAGCGCCCCGACCTGGTCGAGGATCTCCGTCACCGAATCGATGGCGAGGTGCGATTCGACGTGTACACTCGACAGCTGTATGCGACAGATGCGTCCGCCTACGAGGTGACACCCATCGGCGTCGTCTTTCCGCGAACCACGGCGGAAGTCGCCTCGGTGGTCCGGTACTGTGCCGATCGGGAGATTCCGGTGCTCCCTCGTGGCGGCGGCACAAGCCTCGCGGGTCAGGCGGTCAACGAGGCAATCGTGCTGGATTTCACGCGCCACATGGACGGCATCCTCGAGGTCGATACCGATTCACAGATTGCTCGCACGCAGGCTGGAACGGTCCTCGAGGATCTGAACCAGCGACTCGCCCCCGGCGGCCTGAAGTTCGCGCCGGATCCCGCTTCCGGCAATCGGAGCGTGATCGGCGGGGCGATCGGAAACAATTCGACCGGGGCCCACTCCCTCAAATACGGCAAGACGGACGCCTACGTCGAGTCCTGCGAGGTCGTGCTCGCCGACGGATCCGTCGAAACCTTCGGAGAGGTGACCGTATCGAAACTGCGCGAGCGAGCCGACCCCGAGGCCGACGACATCCTGCCTCGAATCTACGCTGGCGTTCTCGCGATTATCGACGACCACGCCGACGACGTCGAGGCGCGCTACCCGTCGCTCAAGCGCAACGTCTCGGGATACAATCTCGATCGACTGATCGAAGAGGCCCGGACGGGAACGGTGAACCTCGCCCGCCTGCTCGCCGGAAGCGAGGGGACGCTGGCCATCGTCACCGAGGCGACGGTCTCCCTCGAGCCCGTTCCGGAGACCAAAGCCGTCGTCCTTCTGACCTACGAGCGACTGCACGACGCCGTCTCAGATGTCGGGAACGTCCTGAAACACGACCCCGCAGCGATCGAACTCATCGACGACATGCTGCTCGAACTGGCCGGAGAGACGGCCGAATTCGCGGAGGTGGTATCGATGCTGCCCCCGGAGACGAACGCCGCACTGCTCGTAGAATTTTACGCCACCGACGACCGGGATGGACGCGAGAAAACCGGAGCCCTCGTCGAGGATCGACTACGGCGGAACACCGGAAACGACCGGCTCGGGACTGAACGTTCAGGGGGCGAACGATCGACGGATCGGGAACACGAACGATACGCCCTCGAGGCGCTCGAGGCGCACGACGCCGCCGACCGGGCGACGTTCTGGAAGATGCGCAAGGCCGCGAACCCGATCCTGCTTTCGCGAACCTCGGACGCCAAACACATCAGCTTCATCGAGGACTGCGCCGTTCCCGCCGAGCACCTGCCCGAGTTCGTCGACCGGTTCCAGGACGTGCTCGAGAAGTCCGGCACGTTCGCCTCGTTTTACGGGCACGCGGGCCCAGGAGTGTTACACATTCGTCCTCTCATAGACGCGAAGTCAGCGAAGGATCGGGAGGCGATGGTGGCAATTTCAGATGCTGTGACGGACCTCGTGGTCGAATTCGGCGGGGCGGTTTCGGGCGAGCACGGCGACGGCCGGGCCCGAACCCAGTGGAACCGGAAGCTCTACGGCGACGCTCTCTGGCAGGCGTTTCGCGACCTGAAGACGGCGTTCGATCCCGACTGGTTGCTCAACCCCGGACAGGTCTGCGGCGACGTCGACATGACCGAGAACCTCCGGTTCGACGGCGAGTACGAGTTCGATGCAGGGTTCGAACCCGCCCTCGAGTGGGACAACGAGAACGGCATGCAGGGGATGGTCGAACTCTGTCACGGCTGTGGCGGCTGTCGCGGCACCCAGGAGAACACCGGCGGCGTGATGTGTCCGACCTACCGGGCCGCCGACGAGGAGATCACGACCACCCGCGGACGAGCGAACATGCTCCGACAGGCGATGAGCGGCGACCTCCCGGACGATCCGACGGACGACGCGTTCGCCACCGAGGTGCTCGACCTCTGTATCGGCTGTAAGGGTTGTGCAAGAGACTGTCCAAGCGAGGTCGACATGGCCAAACTCAAGGCCGAAGTCAGTCACGCTCGCCACCAGCGAGAGGGGGCGAGCCTCCGCGGTCGGCTCTTTGCGAACGTCGATTCGCTCGCCCGAATCGGGAGCGCGACCGCACCGCTTTCGAACGTCCTCCCCTCGCTGCCGGGGGCTCGCCTCGTCGCCGAACGGGGGCTCGGAATCGCCCGCGAGCGGACGCTGCCGACGTTCGAACGGGACACGCTCCAGGATTGGTTCCGAGCGCGCGGCGGCTCTCGAGTCCCTCGCTCGACGGCAGACCGCCGCGCCGTTCTCTTCCCGGACACGTACACGAACTACAGTCACCCCGAGGTCGGAAAGGCCGCGATACGGGTGCTCGAGGCGGCGAACGTCCACGTTAGTCTCGCCGGCCAGACGGACAGCGGTCGGCCCGCCCATTCGAAGGGGTTTCTCGAGAAATCGCGCCGAACGGCCGCCGAAAACGTCGACGCGCTCATACCCCTCGTCGAGGACGGGTGGGACGTCGTTCTCGTTGAACCGTCCGACGCCGTCATGTTTCAATCCGACTATCTCGACCTGCTCTCGGGGACCGACGTCGAGACCGTCGCCGAACACACCTACGGCGTTTGCGAGTACCTCGACGGGTTCGGGCTGGACGAGTCGATCGACTTCGACGCCCCACCAGTTTCGCTCTCCTACCACGGCCACTGCCACCAGAAGGCGACCAAGAAGGATCACCACGCGGTCGGCGTCCTTCGTCGAGCGGGCTACGCCGTCGATCCGATCGACTCGACGTGCTGTGGGATGGCTGGCACCTTCGGCTACGAAGCCGAACACCACGCGATGAGTACGGCTATCGGCGAGATCCTCGAGGGACAACTCGGAGAGAGCACCGGGGAGGTCGTCGTCGCCTCCGGGGCGTCCTGTCGGACCCAGCTCGAGGACCTCGAGGTCGACACCAACCACGACCTGCTCTCGGCAGACGGCCAGGGTCCGCCGACGCCGGTTCAGGCGCTCGCGGACGCGCTCCCACGGTAA